The nucleotide sequence CTGCGCAGATTCGTCCGGAAGCCGGTGCCGCGTTCGCGCAACGTGGCGACCGCCGCCTCGAGGAGCTGCGCGTCCTGGGGCGTGAGCCAGGTGCCGAAGGTCAGCAGGTGCCGGGAGGCGCCCTGAATCCCGCGGGCATCCTGGTTCCGAAAATCCTGGGCGAAACCGGCATCGCCGACGATGCTCGGCTCGCCGCGCCCGGCCCAGGCGATGAGGACCTGATGCTCGGAATGGAGCAGCATCTCGGCCCGGTCGTGCGCGCCCCGGAGCTGAGCGAGTTCGTCCTGAAGCGCCCGCTCCTTGCGCGTCCAGCCGACGCGCTCGCGCAGATAGACCAGCGACAGGATGGTCGCGAACAGGATGAGGCCGAGGACGACGGCAAGGCCGGCAACGTTGTGCGTTTGCATCGCTCCCAGCATCGGCCTCGCTTCGATGGACGGAGCCCCCTCGGCGAGTGCCGCGACCGGCGCCGCGACGACGAGGACGCCGACGCGCGACAGGACGCGCGCCGCCCGTTCCAGACCCATGTCCGCCCCCACCCCATACCCGGCGCTCCGCGGCGCTCGCGCCCACGGCTCGGAAAGCTCACCGAACACGCCGGGCAAATGCCCACCGCCGCAACCGGCTTGCCGCCGCCGCGCAGGCACCTGCTTCCGAAGATTCGCGCCACTGTAACGCGGGGTCGATTCCGGCTGGAAGCGCCTTTATCGCCCCGAGCGGGTCGGCCCTGCATTCCGGCGGCACACAGCACCCAAAAGCCACACCACCGAAATGGTCTCTTGACGCCGTCTTAGGAATGATTGCCGCGCCGTATGGGCCGTAATCCTAAGTCAAGTCTCCCATGCAGCCGTGAAAACAGTTTCGCCACCGGTGCGATGGCCGGTCTGTGCCGGCGCGAGGCGACCCGCAAAACGAGAGAAGCCCGGCCATGGCCGGGCTTCTTGCGTGACTCTGACGGCAGGTCCAATCGCGCCGGCGACCCGGTTTCCTGAACGAAGCCGGGTGCTCGAACGTCGATCAGTAGCGGTAATGCTCGGGCTTGAACGGGCCGGTCTGCGACACGCCGATATAGGCGGCCTGATCGGGGCGGAGCTTGGAGAGCTTCACGCCGATCTTCTCGAGGTGCAGGGCCGCGACCTTCTCGTCGAGGGCCTTGGGCAGCGTGTAGACCTGCCGCTCATACTTGCCGGGGTTGGTCCACAGCTCGATCTGGGCGAGCGTCTGGTTGGTGAAGGAGGCCGACATCACGAAGGACGGGTGGCCCGTCGCGTTGCCGAGGTTCACCAGGCGGCCCTCCGAGAGGAGGATGATGCGGTGGCCGTCGGCGAACTCGATCTCGTCGACCTGCGGCTTGATGTTCTGCCACTTGAGGTTCTTCAGGCCGGCGACCTGGATCTCGTTGTCGAAGTGGCCGATGTTGCACACGATGGCGCGGTCCTTCATCGCCCGCATGTGCTCGATCGTGATGATGTCCTTGTTGCCCGTCGCGGTCACGAAGATGTCGGCGCGCGGCGCGGCATCTTCCATGGTGACGACCTCGTAGCCCTCCATCGCCGCCTGCAGGGCGCAGATCGGATCGATCTCGGAGACCATGACGCGGCAGCCGGCGTTGCGGAGCGAGGCGGCCGAGCCCTTGCCCACGTCGCCGAAGCCCGCGACCATGGCGACCTTGCCGGCCATCATGACGTCGGTGCCGCGGCGGATGCCGTCGACCAGCGACTCCTTGCAGCCGTAGAGGTTGTCGAACTTCGACTTGGTGACCGAGTCGTTCACGTTGATCGCCGGGAAGAGCAGCTTGCCCTCCTTGGCGAGGTTGTA is from Methylorubrum sp. B1-46 and encodes:
- the ahcY gene encoding adenosylhomocysteinase, producing the protein MAVANDYIVKDIGLADYGRKEISIAETEMPGLMATRAEYGASQPLKGAKIAGSLHMTIQTAVLIETLKALGADIRWVSCNIYSTQDHAAAAIAAAGIPVFAVKGETLTEYWDYTSKLFDWHDGGMPNMILDDGGDATMFVHLGLRAENGDTAFLDKPESEEEEIFFALLKKKLAEKPKGWFAGLADSIKGVSEETTTGVHRLYNLAKEGKLLFPAINVNDSVTKSKFDNLYGCKESLVDGIRRGTDVMMAGKVAMVAGFGDVGKGSAASLRNAGCRVMVSEIDPICALQAAMEGYEVVTMEDAAPRADIFVTATGNKDIITIEHMRAMKDRAIVCNIGHFDNEIQVAGLKNLKWQNIKPQVDEIEFADGHRIILLSEGRLVNLGNATGHPSFVMSASFTNQTLAQIELWTNPGKYERQVYTLPKALDEKVAALHLEKIGVKLSKLRPDQAAYIGVSQTGPFKPEHYRY